From Cinclus cinclus chromosome 26, bCinCin1.1, whole genome shotgun sequence, one genomic window encodes:
- the TENT5B gene encoding terminal nucleotidyltransferase 5B yields the protein MLEAAAGPAAGGAEQRGSRFSVLTWEQVQRLDQILGEAVPIHGRGNFPTLSVRPRTIVQVVRSRLQKKGITVHNVRLNGSAASHVLHQDSGLGYKDLDLIFGVDLKTEDVFQLVKDVVMDCLLDFLPEGVNKDKITPMTLKEAYVQKLVKVCNETDRWSLISLSNNSGKNVELKFVDSLRRQFEFSVDSFQIILDSLLLFGECSENPMAESFHPTVTGESMYGDFQEAMEHLRHRVIATRNPEEIRGGGLLKYCNLLVRGFKPKSEVDMKALQRYMCSRFFIDFSDIGEQLRKLECYLQSHFVGMEGSRYDYLMTLHRVVNESTVCLMGHERRQTLNLIAMLAVRVLAEQNIIPTVTNVTCYYQPAPYVSEINFNYYVTHVQPFLPCNQSYPTWLPCN from the exons atgctggaggcggcggcggggcccgcggcgggcggcgcggagcAGCGCGGGAGCCGCTTCAGCGTCCTGACGTGGGAGCAGGTGCAGCGGCTGGACCAGATCCTGGGCGAGGCCGTGCCCATCCACGGCCGAGGCAATTTCCCCACGCTGTCGGTGCGGCCCCGCACCATCGTGCAG GTTGTCCGTAGCCGCCTGCAGAAGAAAGGAATCACCGTGCACAACGTCAGGCTGAACGGCTCAGCAGCCAGCCACGTCCTGCACCAGGACAGTGGCTTGGGCTACAAGGACCTGGACCTCATTTTCGGGGTGGATCTGAAGACTGAAGACGTTTTCCAGCTGGTTAAAGACGTGGTCATGGATTGCCTGCTGGACTTCCTCCCCGAAGGCGTCAACAAGGACAAGATCACGCCCATGACCCTGAAGGAGGCCTATGTGCAGAAGCTGGTGAAGGTGTGCAACGAGACCGACCGCTGGAGCCTCATCTCTCTGTCCAACAACAGCGGCAAGAACGTGGAGCTCAAGTTCGTGGATTCTCTGCGGCGCCAGTTCGAGTTCAGCGTGGACTCCTTCCAGATCATCCTGGACTCGCTCCTGCTCTTCGGGGAGTGCTCGGAGAACCCCATGGCCGAGAGCTTCCACCCCACGGTCACCGGGGAGAGCATGTACGGAGACTTCCAGGAGGCCATGGAGCACCTGCGGCACCGCGTCATCGCCACCAGGAACCCCGAGGAGATCCGGGGCGGGGGGCTCCTCAAGTACTGCAACCTCCTGGTCAGGGGCTTCAAGCCCAAGTCAGAGGTGGATATGAAGGCCCTGCAGAGGTACATGTGCTCCAGGTTTTTCATAGACTTCTCCGACATCGGCGAGCAGCTGCGCAAGCTGGAGTGTTACCTGCAGAGCCACTTCGTGGGCATGGAGGGCAGCAGGTATGACTATTTGATGACCCTGCACAGGGTGGTCAACGAGAGCACGGTCTGCCTCATGGGACACGAGAGGAGGCAGACCCTGAACCTCATTGCCATGCTGGCTGTGAGGGTCCTGGCTGAGCAGAACATCATCCCCACCGTCACAAACGTTACCTGCTACTACCAGCCAGCCCCTTACGTCAGTGAAATAAACTTCAACTACTACGTGACCCACGTGCAGCCCTTCCTGCCTTGCAATCAGTCCTACCCCACGTGGCTTCCCTGTAACTGA